The genomic interval GTTATACCACTTACTGCATTTAAAGTTAATAGAAATTTTGAATATCAAAGATGTAAATAAAGTCCAATATTTATCGCCTCTTATAGAGAATAGAATAAAAAAGCATATTTTTACTTTAAATTATGATAATACAATTGAAGAGGTTGCGAAAACTTTACCAAAGGATTATTGTCTGGATGATGGTTTCGAAATAATTGACGGCTATGAAACCTTTACTTCTGTTTATAATAACGAATCAATAAATAAATTTTATAAATTACATGGATCGATAAACTACTTCTGGCAAAAACTAGAAAATCGAACTATAAAAATTAATGATGCAAAAAGTAACTTTGGTATTCCAAGTTTAATTTTTGGACAAAGAGAAAAGTTAAATCCCGATAGTTTGTTTTTAGATCTATTATTCAAATTTAGTGAAATACTGGAGCGATCAAAAAATTTAATAGTGATTGGATACGGATTTCAGGATAAACATATAAATAGATATATTAGAAAATTTTCCTTCAGGACAGAGAATGTCTTATATCTTATATGTGGAGAAAGTAAAAACTATCAAACTGTAATAGCTCGAAATAGGTGCCAAATTTACAACTTGAATATGTTAGTAGAAGATTTTCTATAAATCCACGCCGTCTAACTACGGCTTCTCACTGCGTTCGCGACTCACGGTTCCCGCTCGCGCTCACTCCGGGCTCCGCCACATTGCTTTGTCACTTCGGTTCGCAAGACGTTCGCTAAGGCTCACTCGAACCTCGTGCCAACTCCATCGCGCACAGGCGCTCGGAGACGCAACGTCGAGAAGCCTCTTTCGTTAGGCGTAATTGCGGCAAAATAAAAATGAAAAAAATAATTTATTCTCTTTTTAAAATACAAGATAAGCGGGAGCATCTTGAAGAGTTTCAATCCGGTGTATTGTATATGAATACACTGCGCGTATATAGCAGCTACGAGAATGTTGACGGAGAATTCAGAGGTGACTCTTATGAAGGGATTGAAAGTCATCTTCAACCAGATAAAATTTCGATAACTATAGGAGATTTTCAAGTCGACTCGGCAGATATAGCTGCCCCAGTTATCGTATCGAAAAATTCATTACTAGATCATCATGCTTTTTGTATGTATTCTTTAAATAGCGGTGATTGGAAGGAAGTCTCTGAAAATCAAATCTCCGAATTTGAACAATCGCTAAAGCTTGATATAAAAAACTACGGCTTAGGAAAATACATGCTTATTGTCGCGAACGTTCAGGAATTTTTAAAGAGAGTTCAAACAGCGATTAAGAGCAACAATCTTCAAGGAAGTTTAGGCTTAGTCGAATACTTTGATGAAAAAGATTTTCATGGAACCTTTAATAAAGAAAGACTTGGATTTCATAAGAGGAGTATTTTTAAACATCAGAACGAATATCGAATTTTGATTAACTTCGAGAATGGTAACTTAGGGGCTGAAAAATTTAATATAGGTAACATTGCGGATATTTCAAGAATTATTAAAACCGAAGAGTTTAATGATTCTCTAAAA from Leptospira stimsonii carries:
- a CDS encoding SIR2 family protein; its protein translation is MKYQDLLEKLDSQELVVLLGAGASIKAGMPGTKRLTTDLYESIKQKSSLKKAAEMYAFVVTGIMHQKSIRGEGILEIPNIEEVVSAIKLIYEREDLEARPFISSWNNYIEKLDRGNKIESIDIEKILLLPIQNVFNTVHDAFSEVIKSVNNINYLKGPDYEKRDLDELFGRASSDLKYIIEDISNFIRKKVENWNEPEEKFAELYHLLHLKLIEILNIKDVNKVQYLSPLIENRIKKHIFTLNYDNTIEEVAKTLPKDYCLDDGFEIIDGYETFTSVYNNESINKFYKLHGSINYFWQKLENRTIKINDAKSNFGIPSLIFGQREKLNPDSLFLDLLFKFSEILERSKNLIVIGYGFQDKHINRYIRKFSFRTENVLYLICGESKNYQTVIARNRCQIYNLNMLVEDFL